One stretch of Jiangella gansuensis DSM 44835 DNA includes these proteins:
- a CDS encoding substrate-binding domain-containing protein produces the protein MVTIYDVARHAGVSAATVSRVLNGHAKVDPVLAERVTTSVSELGYRRNAVARNLRKSRTSLWAVIISDVENPFFTSMVRGVEDIALAAGYSVVLCNSDENPEKESNYILAALSEQMAGVIISPSSNRVDDVKLLLDSGCPVVVIDRELHGLRTDTVLVDNEHGAEQATAHLIDQGYRRIACIGGPRWLSTATYRYDGYRRALGAAGLPLDESLVRFADFRERGGYDAMASLLDDDAAPDALFAANNLMTVGAMECLVQRELTVPSDIAVVGFDTIPWADLIRPTLTTVSQPAYDVGRQAAQLLSRRLSKPDADTTHVVLPTELQIRASSTRR, from the coding sequence GTGGTCACCATCTACGATGTGGCGCGCCACGCCGGCGTCTCCGCGGCGACGGTCTCGCGCGTCCTCAACGGGCATGCCAAGGTCGACCCCGTGCTGGCCGAGCGGGTCACCACGTCGGTCTCTGAGCTCGGGTACCGCCGCAACGCCGTCGCCCGCAACCTGCGCAAGAGCCGCACCAGCCTGTGGGCCGTCATCATCTCCGACGTCGAGAACCCGTTCTTCACCTCGATGGTCCGTGGGGTCGAGGACATCGCACTGGCCGCCGGGTACTCCGTCGTGCTCTGCAACAGCGACGAGAACCCGGAGAAGGAGTCCAACTACATCCTCGCCGCGCTGAGCGAGCAGATGGCCGGCGTCATCATCTCCCCGTCGTCCAACCGGGTCGACGACGTCAAGCTGCTGCTCGACTCCGGCTGCCCGGTGGTCGTCATCGACCGCGAACTGCACGGCCTGCGCACCGACACCGTCCTCGTCGACAACGAGCACGGCGCCGAGCAGGCCACCGCCCACCTGATCGACCAGGGGTACCGGCGCATCGCGTGCATCGGCGGTCCCCGCTGGCTCAGCACCGCCACCTACCGCTACGACGGTTACCGGCGAGCCCTGGGCGCGGCGGGCCTGCCGCTGGACGAATCGCTGGTCCGGTTCGCCGACTTCCGCGAACGGGGCGGCTACGACGCAATGGCCTCACTCCTGGACGACGATGCCGCGCCGGACGCCCTGTTCGCGGCCAACAACCTGATGACCGTCGGCGCCATGGAGTGCTTGGTCCAGCGCGAGCTCACGGTGCCCTCCGACATCGCCGTCGTCGGCTTCGACACCATCCCCTGGGCCGACCTCATCCGGCCGACGCTGACCACGGTGTCCCAGCCGGCCTACGACGTCGGGCGGCAGGCGGCGCA